The genomic DNA ACAGTTTCGACGTTTGGTTTATCTTCATTAATTCCATTAGGGAAATTAGTCATAGTTGTATATGGGGCAATGATCTTCTTCGTTGTAGTTGTCTTAGGACTTACAGCGAAAATATTTGGAATTAACATTTTCCAATTCTTTAAGATTTTGAAAGACGAACTGATCTTAGCATACTCTACAGCAAGTTCAGAAACAGTTTTACCGAAAATCATGGAGAAAATGGAGAAGTTCGGTTGTCCGAAAGCAATTACATCTTTCGTTATTCCGACAGGTTATTCATTTAACTTAGATGGATCAACTTTATATCAAGCAATTGCAGCAATTTTCTTAGCGCAAATGTACGGTATTGAATTATCCATTACACAACAAATTACATTATTACTTGTATTAATGGTTACATCAAAAGGTATCGCAGGTGTACCGGGCGTATCATTCGTTGTATTATTAGCAACACTTGGTACAGTAGGTATTCCAGCTGAAGGTTTAGCCTTCATCGCTGGTATTGACCGTATTTTAGATATGGCTCGTACAGCAGTTAACGTTGTAGGAAACTCTTTAGCAGCTGTAGTTATGTCTAAGTGGGAAGGTCAATATGACGCTGAAAAAGGACAAGCTTATTTGAAAGAGATTTCTGAAAAAGGTCAAGCAGCTTAATTATAGTTTGAACAAGCTCTCACATAATATGTGGGGGCTTTTCTATATAGAAGGGGAGCGGACGTAATGAAACGTAAATATGGTGACGGTTCTTCGTGGAAGCGACTGATAGAGAAGAATTATACGGTTAAGCAAGTGGAAGAAGGAATGCTAGGAATATTAGAAATAAAAAAGGTAAGAGAACCTAGTTGTAAAGAATATGATGGTAAAGAACTTTGTATCGCAGGGAATCAATATACGTGGATTCAATATTTCATAGACGGGAAAAACTTTGCGATTACAGCTATGTTAGATGATCAGAAAAAATTAGTGCAATATTATATCGATGTGGCAAAAGAATATAAAATTGACAACCGTGGTTTACCATATTTTGATGATTTATATTTAGATATAGTGTTATTACCGAACGGTAAAATGTATGTATTGGATGAAGATGAGCTAGAGGATGCTTATAAAAGTGGCGATGTTACAAAAGAAGAGTATGAGTTAGCTTGGTGCACTACAAAATGGATAAAAGCTGCTATAAAAAATAGTGAATTTTATTGGATTTCAATATTGGAAGAAGAAATCAAAAAGTTAAAATGATTGTTGTATTCAAATTTCTGCATAATTACCAAAAAAATCTATACAAAAAATAATTGACTTTTGTTTTGTAA from Bacillus basilensis includes the following:
- the gltP gene encoding glutamate/aspartate:proton symporter GltP, producing MKRIGLAWQILIGLALGIAVGAIFYGDSTVVGYLKPIGDIFIRLIKMIVVPIVVASIVVGVAGVGDVKKLGRLGGKTILYFEIITTLAIVIGLLIANIFQPGKGVNMDQLTKTDISKYAETTAQVQSHSFADTFVNIVPTNIMKSLVEGDMLAIIFFSVLFGLGVAAIGERGRPVLQFFQGVADAMFYVTNQVMKFAPFGVFALIGVTVSTFGLSSLIPLGKLVIVVYGAMIFFVVVVLGLTAKIFGINIFQFFKILKDELILAYSTASSETVLPKIMEKMEKFGCPKAITSFVIPTGYSFNLDGSTLYQAIAAIFLAQMYGIELSITQQITLLLVLMVTSKGIAGVPGVSFVVLLATLGTVGIPAEGLAFIAGIDRILDMARTAVNVVGNSLAAVVMSKWEGQYDAEKGQAYLKEISEKGQAA
- a CDS encoding DUF402 domain-containing protein gives rise to the protein MKRKYGDGSSWKRLIEKNYTVKQVEEGMLGILEIKKVREPSCKEYDGKELCIAGNQYTWIQYFIDGKNFAITAMLDDQKKLVQYYIDVAKEYKIDNRGLPYFDDLYLDIVLLPNGKMYVLDEDELEDAYKSGDVTKEEYELAWCTTKWIKAAIKNSEFYWISILEEEIKKLK